The nucleotide window GTAGCCATAGGCTGAGATTGTTGCGCGATCCAGCGCAAATACCACCCGATGCATATCGCTGAAATACTGGTAGAAACCAAAAAGAGTGGCGGCAACAAAGGCCAGTATTAAACCATTACGCAGTAGCCAGAAGCTCTTTAGCGAATGTTTTTTCATTTGTGAAAACAGCCAGTAACCGACAACGCAGGCCAGTAAAAGGCGTTTTCCTGAGTTCAGATAATCGTTGAAAGGGTTGTAATGGCTGTCACCGAGGTACTCCCAGTAAAACCAGATCACTTTGCTTAACCCTACCGCCGCTAACAGACCAATAAACCAAAGTCTTGATTTATCGCAGGTTTTCCAGTCTGACAAAATCCCGGCCAGCGAGAAATAAAAGGTCCAGTAAAAAAGCACCTTGGCCCCTTTTACATCAATAAAGGTCACCATAATCGTTAACAGCGTAGCGGCCAACGCCAGGAAATAGAACGCTGACCGAAAATCCATCTTCTTGATACCGATCGTCATTTTTACTCTCATCCAATACTTGGGGAATTTTGGCGCACTTTGGTTGCCGCATATTCTGCCAGCGTCATGCCGACCGTACGGCTCTGCAACCAGCTAAACAGCTGCTCAAGATCGCTGTAGAGACGATCGATATCCGCTTCATTTTTAAACGTCGGGCTGCCGTCAGGCATGAATTCGGAGGAGTGAAGCATAAACTCAACATAGTCCGCTCCGCCTGCCAGCGTTTTTTCCGCCACCCCAATCATTTGTTGCACGTTGCCTCCGGTGGGACGAAGCCAGTGAACTGAAGGCGAGCGTTGCTTACCACGGAGTTTGTCATATCCCTGCTTCAGGCTGTTCATCAAACCTGAGTGCTTGTACTGGATGGTCATCGGCACTTCGAGCAGCGGCGAATCTCCTTCACGGGAAATATCCTCCACGTTAAGGAAATAGGCGTGCTCAGGGAAATGGGTATAATTTGTCCCGCCTTTACCCTGAGGCGCGCCCGGTGAAAACTGCCAGTTCACGCGCGGCGTGACGGAGCAGTCCACCTTGTAGCCGAATTCAATCAGCAACTTAGCGTAGCGCTCATCAAAGGCCCAGCGACCGGCGCGGTGACTCACCATTTTGGTCTGGAAGGTCTCTTCCAGCAGCTGCGTCATATACGCAATCTTCCTGCGCATCTCCTCAACCGGGTATTC belongs to Erwinia pyri and includes:
- a CDS encoding deacetylase, which codes for MNKPAFLITIDTEGDNLWRNRTGQVTTKNAGYLARFQQLCEKYAFKPTWLTNYEMAVDPVYQAFARDVIARRQGEVGMHLHAWYSPPDYQLTSDDWQFQPYLIEYPVEEMRRKIAYMTQLLEETFQTKMVSHRAGRWAFDERYAKLLIEFGYKVDCSVTPRVNWQFSPGAPQGKGGTNYTHFPEHAYFLNVEDISREGDSPLLEVPMTIQYKHSGLMNSLKQGYDKLRGKQRSPSVHWLRPTGGNVQQMIGVAEKTLAGGADYVEFMLHSSEFMPDGSPTFKNEADIDRLYSDLEQLFSWLQSRTVGMTLAEYAATKVRQNSPSIG